GGTCGAGCAGCGGGCGCTCAGCTCCCCGCGCGCCCGGGCCCGGATCGTCATCTCGTCGCTGGGGGAGGAGGCCTGCGCGGTCGGGGCCGGGGTCTTGATCCTGCAGGAGTTCTTCCGCCTGCCGCAAACCAAGGGCAACGGGTTGCCCGCGCCCGGCCGGCGCGGGAGCGCCGGTCGCCGGGGTCCGTACCGGGAGGAGGCGGAGCTGCCGTGGACTCGCCCGGATCGCGTCCACTACTCGACGGTCAGGTCGCTCTCGTGACGGGAGCCAGCCGTGGCATCGGCCGTGCTGTGGCGGTGCGACTGGCCCGCTCGGGGGCACGGGGCGTCGCCCTCTTCGCCCGTACCGAGGCCGACCTGCGCGCCGTGGCGGCCGAGATCGAGTCGGCCGGCAGTCGGGCCGTGGTCATCCCGGGCGACGCCCGCCGCGAGGAGGACGTGGCGCGCGCCGTCGCCACGACCGTGTCCGAGCTGGGCCGCCTCGACGTGCTGGTCATCAACGCCGGGGTGGGCAAGTACGGGCCGCTCGAGGCGTTCAGCGCCGCCGACTACGACTGGATCATGGAGACCAACATGCGCTCCACCTTCCTCTTCACCCGTCACGCCGTGCCCCACCTCAAGGCCCAGAGGTCCGGCCACGTGGTCGTCATCGCCTCCGTCGCCGGCAAGAAAGGCCTGCCCCACGAGGCGGTCTACTGCGCCAGCAAGCACGCGCAGGTGGGCTTCGCCCAGGCGCTCGACCACGAGTTGCGGCCCCACGGCGTCAAGGTCAGCGTCATCGCCCCGGGCGGCGTCGACACCCACTTCGCCTTCGGCACCGGCCGCACGCCGGGCGATCCCCGGCTGCGGGAACTGCTCGACGCCGACGACGTGGCAGCGGCCGTGCTCTTCGCGGTCGGGCAGCCTCCCAAGTCCCGCATCCTGGAGATCGTGATGCGCCCCATGGCCGAGCCCCTGTGACGGGACCGCCCGTCCCGACGGGTCTGCCGCCGAAGAGCCCTCCGAGGAGCGGATGCCGGCGATGGTGGTCGTCTTCGGGCCCAACCTGGCCGTGGACCGCGTCCTGGACGTGCCGGGCTTCCGGGCGGGGGGCGTCTTTCGCACCGGCCACACCCGCGTCGTGGCAGGCGGCAAGGGGGCCAACGTCGCCCGAGCCCTGCGGGCCCTCGGGGTGGACGTGC
This genomic interval from Limnochorda sp. LNt contains the following:
- a CDS encoding SDR family oxidoreductase encodes the protein MTGASRGIGRAVAVRLARSGARGVALFARTEADLRAVAAEIESAGSRAVVIPGDARREEDVARAVATTVSELGRLDVLVINAGVGKYGPLEAFSAADYDWIMETNMRSTFLFTRHAVPHLKAQRSGHVVVIASVAGKKGLPHEAVYCASKHAQVGFAQALDHELRPHGVKVSVIAPGGVDTHFAFGTGRTPGDPRLRELLDADDVAAAVLFAVGQPPKSRILEIVMRPMAEPL